In Glycine max cultivar Williams 82 chromosome 7, Glycine_max_v4.0, whole genome shotgun sequence, a single window of DNA contains:
- the LOC100796786 gene encoding la-related protein 6C — translation MAQAQPEERIHENPEKETQETGNSSFKFNAQAPEFVPRSQIQMPVSGYFYPYFQILGGSGESDWFFVGDQDPSCLIPTANAALPNSSKNILTPDLQQKIVKQVEYQFSDMSLLANESFHKQINKDPEGYVPITVIASTKKVKSLVSNINMLTQAIRSSSKLVLSVDGKKVKRKHPYTEREKEDLQSRTVVAENLPDDHSHQNLQKIFGMVGSVKTIRICHPQEPNSSRPKSDFFVSNKLHALVEYETSDIAEKAAEKLNDERNWRKGMRVRMFVRCSPKSVLKSRKSEFDGYLDDDEMLNSESVEDSSPYHSNNAELFDTNVDENSKKGWASRGRGKGRGRTQGRGLLAPPSQSSSTILCDAHTKPNTKGPKMPDGTRGFTMGRGKPISPSSQVTSPKE, via the exons ATGGCACAGGCCCAACCTGAAGAGAGGATCCATGAAAACCCAGAAAAAGAAACCCAAGAAACAGGGAACTCTAGCTTCAAATTTAATGCCCAAGCACCTGAATTTGTTCCAAGATCACAGATCCAGATGCCAGTTTCAGGTTATTTCTACCCTTACTTCCAAATTCTTGGTGGGTCTGGTGAGTCTGATTGGTTCTTTGTTGGGGACCAAGACCCTTCTTGTTTGATCCCCACTGCCAATGCTGCGCTACCCAATTCCTCCAAGAATATTCTTACCCCTGATCTTCAACAAAAAATCGTCAAACAG GTGGAGTATCAGTTCAGTGACATGAGTTTGTTAGCAAACGAATCCTTCCATAAACAGATAAATAAAGATCCTGAAGGTTATG TTCCAATAACCGTAATTGCTTCTACTAAAAAGGTTAAATCTCTTGTTAGTAACATTAATATGCTTACTCAAGCCATCCGTTCATCTTCAAAACTT GTTTTGAGCGTTGATGGCAAAAAGGTTAAGCGCAAACATCCTTACACTGAAAGGGAAAAAGAGGACTTGCAG TCTCGCACCGTTGTGGCAGAGAATTTACCTGACGATCATTCCCATCAGAATcttcaaaaaatatttggtATGGTTGGGAG CGTGAAAACGATCAGAATATGCCATCCCCAAGAGCCTAATTCTTCTCGCCCAAAATCTGATTTCTTTGTCAGTAATAAG CTCCATGCGCTTGTGGAGTATGAGACATCAGATATAGCTGAGAAAGCT GCTGAGAAGTTAAATGATGAAAGAAATTGGAGGAAAGGGATGCGTGTAAGGATGTTTGTTAGATGCTCG CCAAAATCTGTTTTGAAGAGTAGAAAGTCAGAATTTGATGGATATCTAGATGATGACGAGATGCTAAATTCTGAATCTGTTGAGGATTCTTCTCCTTATCACTCAAACAATGCTGAATTGTTTGACACAAAT GTTGATGAAAATTCTAAGAAAGGATGGGCTAGTAGAGGACGTGGAAAGGGAAGAGGGCGCACTCAAGGACGTGGCCTACTTGCTCCACCATCTCAATCAAGCAGCACTATCCTTTGCGATGCACACACTAAACCCAACACTAAGGGCCCAAAAATGCCTGATGGTACAAGAGGCTTCACCATGGGACGTGGTAAGCCCATTAGTCCTTCTTCTCAAGTCACTTCACCTAAAGAGTAA